CGGACTATTTTTTTATCTGTTAGCGAGAACGGTTTTCCCAATCACTGAGAAACTTTTCAATTCCTTGATCTGTCAATGGATGTTGTACTAGTTGGGAGATTACTTTAAACGGCAATGTCGCGATGTGTGCTCCTCGAACAGCTGCTTCTGAAACATGTAGAGGGTGGCGGATAGAAGCCGCAATAATTTCTGTTTCAATTTCATGTTCGTGGAAAATTTCTGAAATCTCACTGATCAAGTCTAGACCACTGTGGCCGATGTCGTCTAAACGTCCTAAAAATGGAGAAACATAGGTGGCTCCTGCTCTCGCTGCTAAAAGTGCTTGCACAGAAGAGAAAACAAGCGTCACGTTAGTTTGAATGTTCTCTTCAGAAAAAACCTTAACCGCTTTCAAACCTTCTGTAGTCATTGGAACTTTCACGGTCACATTAGGTGCTACAGCCGCTAATTCGCGCCCTTCTGTAATCATACCCTGTGCTTCTGTTGAGATGACTTCGGCACTTACGGAACCTTTTACAATACTTGTGATTTCTTGGAGACGTTCCTTAAAGTCTACCCCTTCTTTAGCTACTAAGCTTGGGTTTGTCGTAACGCCCGACAATATACCTAGTTCATGAGCTTCTTTAATTTGATCTAAACTTGCCGTATCAATGAAAAATTTCATTTATTTGCCTCCTGGTCGTTCAAATTCTTCTATGGTAAAAGGGAAGAGTTAACAGGTATGAAACAGGTTAGTGTCCGTTTACATACATATTAACTCTTCTCTAGATTACAATGCTTCTTTACTTTATTTATGCGCGGTTAGAAGAACCAAATTCGCGCATTTTACCTTTAACTGTTTCTTTAATAGCGTCACGAGCAGGCCCTAAATATTTACGAGGATCATAAAGCTCTGGTTTCTCTTCTAATGTTTTACGTACGGCAGCTGCAGAAGAGATTTGGCTTTCTGTATTCACATTAATTTTAGCATGGCCGAAGCTGATTGCTTTTTGTACATCCTCTGCTGGAATACCAGTACCTCCATGCAGGACAAGAGGGATACCAACGAGTCCGTCAATTTCTTTCATACGGTCAAAACCTAGGTTTGGTTCACCTTTATATGGTCCGTGGACAGAGCCAAGTGCAGGTGCAAAGCAGTCTACACCAGTTTGTGAAACGAGTTCTTTACACTCAGAAGGAATCGCATAAGCGGCTTCTGCATCATCAACAATCACGTCGTCTTCCTGTCCGCCAATTCGGCCGAGCTCAGCTTCTACGGATACACCGACAGCGTGGGCTACTTCTACGACACGTTTCGTTAATGCAATATTTTCTTCTAGCGGGTAGTGGGAGCCGTCAATCATAACAGATGTGAAGCCTGCATGAATAGCCTCTACGCATTTTTCAAAACTAGAACCGTGGTCCAGGTGAATAGCCACTGGAACTGTTACATTGTAAGCTTCCATGAAAGCTTCTACCATGGACACTACTGGCTTAAATCCGCCCATGTAACGAGCTGCACCTTCAGAAACACCGCAAATAAGTGGTGATTTTTCTTCTTCCGCTGCTTGCAGGATTGCTTGAATGAATTCCAAGTTATTCAAGTTAAACTGGCCAATTGCATAATTTTCCTCTTTTGCTTTATTAAGCATTTCTTTCATGGATACTAAAGGCATAAAAAAATCCTCCTTGAAATTTAGTTTCTAATGGAGCCAGCATTTCTAGAGCGTTTTTGTAAAGAATAAGCATCGAATCTCTTCGTCAACGGTACTCTCTCAGTCGGTCACGTACTACTGTACGATCCCTCTTTCTTTCCCTTGTTTCCTCGACCTTCTCGCTTCTTCTTTTCAAAAAAGCGCGAAGGTTAGAATAACACTTTGTCAACGGAGCTCTTTCAGTCTTCACGTACTTTTGTATGATCCCTTCCTCTTCCCTTTTACAAAAAGGTCAGGAAGCAAGTGGGCATCTATCGGGAAAAGCATGTCCGGTGCGTTTCGACATTTTTAACTTATCCTTGCCAAATTATATCCATTCACAGCGGTGAGGAAAGCGCTACTATGTAACAGGGCTCAAGAATGAAGTTCTCCATTAGTTTTCTGCACTTATTATAGCATATCATATTTGAATTTCATCTACTCTGTATGAAATTGTTCATTTCCCTCGTGATCTGTTTTTATCCATTTGCCTTGATGTGACTGACAAAAGAGATTTTATCTCTTTTCTTACTTGATCGATATCAAAAGGTTTGGATAAATAAGTAGAAGCACCAAGTTCTTTCGCATCATTTATTACATTTAACTCCCCATAAGCAGTCATTAAAATTATCTCCATATTTGCTGCAAGTTGTCGATTTTTTCTTTCCTTTAAAATTTCAATTCCATCCATACCAGGTATTTTCATATCTAATAGCAGCAAATCTGGTTTTTCTTTTTCCATTATCTCTAAAGCTTGTAATCCATTCGATGCCTGATGCACCTCATATCCATCTTTTTCTAGAACTTCCTTTAACAAAACTCTTATACCGTACTGATCGTCTACAATTAAAACCTTTTGCATGGTTGTCCCCCCTCCATCTCTTTAATCATCAGCTGTCGAATAAATCCGAAATATGCTTCCCATCTACATATTCCATATTTTCCTTTATAATTCCTTCATTTAGTATTTTGTTTTTACTATAAAAATAATGCTAAAGTCATGTATGTTTTTGCTTATACGTTCTTGTCGTATAATAGAGAAAAACAATCGTAAAAGAAAGGCATGGGATGAGAAAAATGAAAATATTTGCTACCCAGCTTCAAGGGGTATTTCAAAGAATATTGGATCAAGAAGAAGAGGCTATTGAAAATGGGGCGCGATTAGCAGCACAAGGTCCAGCCGGCACGGGGAGACTGCTTATTTACGCAACACCTTCCATGAGAGGAAATGCAGTAAATTTAACTTATCACCCAGATGCTCCGCCCCAAACTATACAAGTGATAGATACGAAAGAATTCAAGCCCGAATCTGTCGATAGAGCGATTGTTTTAGCAGAAAAAGAAGAAGCAGCGTATTTACATTCTATTATCGAGCTTTTGCAGTCAGCTGACGTGCCGGTTGTCGTAATTGCTCCTTTTACTGAAGAGGAAGCGAGGATGA
This DNA window, taken from Alteribacillus bidgolensis, encodes the following:
- a CDS encoding response regulator translates to MQKVLIVDDQYGIRVLLKEVLEKDGYEVHQASNGLQALEIMEKEKPDLLLLDMKIPGMDGIEILKERKNRQLAANMEIILMTAYGELNVINDAKELGASTYLSKPFDIDQVRKEIKSLLSVTSRQMDKNRSRGK
- the fba gene encoding class II fructose-1,6-bisphosphate aldolase, translating into MPLVSMKEMLNKAKEENYAIGQFNLNNLEFIQAILQAAEEEKSPLICGVSEGAARYMGGFKPVVSMVEAFMEAYNVTVPVAIHLDHGSSFEKCVEAIHAGFTSVMIDGSHYPLEENIALTKRVVEVAHAVGVSVEAELGRIGGQEDDVIVDDAEAAYAIPSECKELVSQTGVDCFAPALGSVHGPYKGEPNLGFDRMKEIDGLVGIPLVLHGGTGIPAEDVQKAISFGHAKINVNTESQISSAAAVRKTLEEKPELYDPRKYLGPARDAIKETVKGKMREFGSSNRA
- a CDS encoding DUF2529 family protein yields the protein MKIFATQLQGVFQRILDQEEEAIENGARLAAQGPAGTGRLLIYATPSMRGNAVNLTYHPDAPPQTIQVIDTKEFKPESVDRAIVLAEKEEAAYLHSIIELLQSADVPVVVIAPFTEEEARMTLEPTDVWIHTHVRGGIVPDEHGSRIGYPSVLSTLFTGQLLYLNIKELFDELE
- the fsa gene encoding fructose-6-phosphate aldolase, with protein sequence MKFFIDTASLDQIKEAHELGILSGVTTNPSLVAKEGVDFKERLQEITSIVKGSVSAEVISTEAQGMITEGRELAAVAPNVTVKVPMTTEGLKAVKVFSEENIQTNVTLVFSSVQALLAARAGATYVSPFLGRLDDIGHSGLDLISEISEIFHEHEIETEIIAASIRHPLHVSEAAVRGAHIATLPFKVISQLVQHPLTDQGIEKFLSDWENRSR